GAATAAAATGGTAAAACTACACTTGTGGTTTAGGAAAAGGAAATAAAAAATGGCCTACTCAATCCCAATTTGAAAAACATTTTGCAAGGAAATTCCGTCTACATAGTCAAACAATCCAAGCATTAATAGCTAAATTCTTTTCTAACATTGAAACTACCAAAACTAATAGAGCAAATGCAGATAAAAAGGCTCGCTACCCATACAAGAAAAAAGACCTACTTTAACCCAGTTTGGAAAGGTCAACACTTAAAAGTAGAGAATAACTACATAACACTACCAATGGGAATAGACCCTCATAGCAGAAAAAGACAATTAGGAATTTGCATCCGACTTCCAAAAGACTTGCCAGAAGGAAAAATAGTACAAGCAGAGTTAGCCTTTGGTAAGTTGCTTTTAACTATCCAAAATCAAGTTGAAGTAACAAAACCAGTTAATGAGAAAATAGCAACAAGTGATTTAGGTTCAATACATTTATCAGTAGTAACAGATGGTCAAGATTCTCTAGCAGTAGTAGGACGAGGACTTAGAAGCATCAATCAAGGTAAGGCTAAAGCATTAGCAGAAATCTCTCAACTTCAATCACGCTGTCAAAAACACTCTAAGCGTTGGACTAAACTACAAAAAGCTAAGTATAAAATACTAAATAAAGCAGAGAATCAAACTAAAGACCTACTACACAAAGCAGCAAATGAACTAGTAGAATTCTGTAAAGAAAAAGAAGTATCTAAGCTAGTAGTAGGTGATATAACCGAAATAAATAGAGGGAAGAAAGATAAAACATCCCGAAGATTAAACCAAGAAATGGGGTTATTAAGTTTATGTAAATTTGTAGGCGTTCGTGATGAGGTAGGAGCAATTAATTTGCTAAACAAATACCTCAATAAGGGTGAAATTAAACCCAATTTCCTTATTCCTAAAGGAAAAGTAAAGTATCTACGACCTGTGAAGTTGAAAAACTTTGCTAGACGTAGTAGAGCCGCTGACACCGGCCACCCCTCAATCCACGCTCTTTGTGCTGATGGGTGATGCTTTTTACGGCTTAGTTGTGGTTGGACTGTTTCTAACAGTAGGCGTGAGCCCTTCTGACTACTTTAGCGACCAAAAGAATCCAATGGCTTTAGCCGTTGGAGTGTCAAATACAACAATGGCAGAGTTTTAAAGCAGGAAATTTACCTAAAAGATGGTATAAATTATCATCATTCCAGAAAAAGAATTTGTTACCCAAGTTTGAGCATAAAGATAATTTTGTAATGGCAGTGCTTTCACCAGAACATCCAATAGTAGTTGTATTACATATGAAGAAGCAGAAAGCCAAACACGTAATTTATTCGAGCAAGAGTTAATAACACCTATTTTGACCGTTTTGGCAGATAAGGATCTTTATGCTTTAGATGCAATAGAAGGTCTTGGAGTAGTAGTTCCTCATAGAATGCAGCGTTTAGCTATAAAAAATGCTTTTCCATTTTTGCAATCGCTTAAAGATAATGACAGCCAAGAAACATTATCAGCAGTTGATACAGTAGAAAGATTTCAAGGTGGGGAAAGGCGAGTTATTTTAGTTAGTGTAACGGAAAGTGATAGAGAGTACGTACTAGCATCTAGTAAATTCTTATTGGATCCACGTCGTCTAACTGTAGCTATGAGTCGTGCTAAAGAGAAAATGATTTTGGTAGCATCTCGTTCGGTCTTTTCTCTTTTTAATACAGATGAAGAAACTTTTGCTAATTTGCAGATATGGAAGAATTTATTGCATCGTTATTGCACTAAAGAGCTTTGGCAGGGTGAAAAACTGGGTAAAAAAGTATTTGTTTGGGGTGTTTAAGTAGTATTAAATCCTATTAGGAGCAGAGGTTGTGAGCTTTGAAATAATCCATAAACCAACTTTTACTAACCAACTCTTGGTTATACCAAAAGAGTTTGTAGTGCAAATATTGGAAAAAATAGAATTTTTGCGTAATGATCCTAGTCCTGATGGTAAGCAGAAAAAGAAACTACATGGCTATAAAGGCGATGTTTATCGGCTTAGATCAGGCGATTTTCGCATTATTTACATTTATGGAGATGGTTGGGTAGCTTTACTTGGTGTAGACAGCCGTAAAGATGTTTATAAAGGCGATAAATTAATAGCAGAAGTAGAAGATATTGATATTAGTCAATTTGCTAGCCTTAATGATGTATTAACTCTAAAAGAATTTCCAAAACAACCTTCATCGCAATATTCATCACGATCTACTAGTAAAAAGCAAATAGATGAATTATTACCTGTTAAAATCACAAAAGAATTATTAGAAAGTTTGCTAATTCCTAGTGATTTTTTTGC
Above is a genomic segment from Blastocatellia bacterium containing:
- a CDS encoding transposase, translated to MQIKRLATHTRKKTYFNPVWKGQHLKVENNYITLPMGIDPHSRKRQLGICIRLPKDLPEGKIVQAELAFGKLLLTIQNQVEVTKPVNEKIATSDLGSIHLSVVTDGQDSLAVVGRGLRSINQGKAKALAEISQLQSRCQKHSKRWTKLQKAKYKILNKAENQTKDLLHKAANELVEFCKEKEVSKLVVGDITEINRGKKDKTSRRLNQEMGLLSLCKFVGVRDEVGAINLLNKYLNKGEIKPNFLIPKGKVKYLRPVKLKNFARRSRAADTGHPSIHALCADG